From Synoicihabitans lomoniglobus, the proteins below share one genomic window:
- a CDS encoding PAS domain S-box protein has product MVRPEKHPDESRRIAALHDYGVLDTLAESVFDDLTTLAGHICDAPIALITLVDEDRQWFKSSLGMTMSEISRDISFCGHAILGQGIFEVPDALEDERFADNPLVTQNPAIRFYAGSPLVSEDGLPLGTLCVFDHHPRLLTALQRQGLEVLGRQVMGQLDLRKRSRALAEREARLNTTLDAARLGGFVWDVTTGNITGSNWHNEIWGLASGNQQHRYETLLDRIYPPDREAMIAAAKQSVSSREQFVHEFRVQWDDGSIHWVESTGKFEFSPHDGKPLRMHGVVVETTARRQSEETLRRTQADLERAQSISATGSWEYEISSGAVTWSDEHYRLWGLKPGSGITFKDLASAVHPADFAIFEAHARSLFDATVGFVPEPLEYRIQQPNGRTIYVLVEVEIKYGADGRAERLFGTSQDITARRLAEAALRQSETQLRHFVEYSPVAIAMFDDDMRYLQVSQRWRDDFRLGNRTLVGESHYTVFPEIVEVWRDVHRRGLAGEVIKCEEEPFQRADGRLDWIRWEVRPWHTAEGVVGGIIIFTENITERKRSEQLIIENQNRLRNLIDGIGPSIYVAMMNLDGTLLEVGRSVVEATGKQPEDLVGRRMDEIDPWPHPPAVKRRLRERIAAAAAGQPSRYDAKVHTANGRTVDVDFSLHPLRNGDGEVISIVASAIDITERRAAEMKVKEQEAILRETGRIAHVGGWEFDPATGKGSWTEEVAQIHDLDPVDDPDMELGLSFYTEKSRAHIDTAIQAAIEHGTPYDLELEMVTAKGARKWVRTIGRPEIRNGQVVKVRGSFQDITERVNLEEQFRQSQKMEAIGQLAGGVAHDFNNILAAILMQIDLATSSTGSPEDHIESMAEIKVAALRAAELTRQLLAFGRRQVMQTVPLNLNESVKNTAQMLDRIVGEDIVLKLELHPQPLMIRADSGMLDQVLLNLVVNARDAMPDGGALTIATGLKSRATTEGAPALPGDSARDYVTVKVTDSGSGMSPEVKNHIFEPFFTTKEPGKGTGLGLATAFGILKQHGGSIEVTSTVDHGSTFTIYLPVDESIGPEKARPVAPPKPLRGSETILLVEDDHSLRALTRIVLMKQGYTVLEAAHGPEALRVARTAKDKIHLLLTDMVMPEGMTGWDLAQTLQAEDRNLRVIFSSGYSPEVAGQEVSLQDGQYFISKPCEADQLLHLVRTALDA; this is encoded by the coding sequence ATGGTCCGTCCCGAAAAACACCCCGACGAGTCCCGCCGCATTGCGGCTCTGCATGACTATGGTGTGTTGGACACGTTGGCGGAGTCGGTTTTCGACGACCTAACGACGCTCGCAGGACATATCTGCGACGCCCCCATTGCCCTGATCACCTTGGTCGACGAGGACCGCCAGTGGTTCAAGTCGAGCTTGGGCATGACCATGTCGGAGATCTCGCGTGACATCTCATTCTGTGGCCATGCCATTCTGGGTCAGGGGATCTTCGAAGTCCCCGATGCCTTGGAAGATGAGCGATTCGCGGACAATCCGTTAGTGACCCAGAATCCGGCGATTCGATTCTACGCCGGTTCGCCGTTGGTGAGCGAAGACGGTCTGCCGTTGGGCACGCTGTGCGTGTTCGATCACCATCCCCGCCTACTCACCGCCCTCCAGCGCCAGGGCCTCGAAGTGCTCGGACGACAGGTGATGGGGCAGCTTGACCTGCGCAAACGCTCGCGGGCATTGGCCGAACGTGAGGCCCGTTTGAACACGACCCTCGATGCGGCCCGTTTGGGCGGATTCGTCTGGGACGTCACCACGGGCAACATCACCGGTTCGAACTGGCACAACGAGATTTGGGGCCTGGCATCAGGTAACCAACAGCATCGCTACGAGACTCTGCTGGACCGCATCTACCCCCCGGATCGCGAAGCCATGATCGCGGCCGCCAAACAAAGCGTCAGTTCACGCGAGCAATTCGTGCACGAATTCCGGGTCCAGTGGGACGACGGCAGCATCCACTGGGTCGAATCCACCGGTAAATTTGAATTCTCCCCCCACGACGGCAAACCCCTGCGAATGCACGGCGTGGTCGTGGAAACCACCGCCCGACGGCAATCCGAAGAAACCCTCCGGCGCACCCAGGCCGATCTCGAACGAGCCCAGTCCATCAGTGCCACCGGCAGTTGGGAATACGAGATTTCGAGCGGGGCCGTCACTTGGTCGGATGAGCACTATCGCCTCTGGGGCCTGAAGCCCGGCAGTGGGATCACTTTTAAAGACCTGGCCTCCGCCGTTCACCCGGCGGATTTCGCCATATTCGAGGCTCACGCGCGCAGTCTGTTTGACGCGACGGTCGGTTTTGTACCCGAGCCGCTCGAATATCGAATTCAACAGCCGAACGGCCGGACGATATATGTCCTCGTCGAAGTGGAGATCAAATATGGTGCCGATGGCCGCGCGGAACGACTGTTCGGCACGTCCCAAGACATCACCGCCCGCAGGCTCGCCGAAGCCGCCCTGCGGCAAAGCGAAACTCAACTGCGCCACTTCGTTGAATACAGCCCGGTGGCGATTGCCATGTTTGACGACGACATGCGCTACCTGCAGGTGAGCCAGCGGTGGCGTGACGACTTCCGCTTGGGCAATCGGACGCTCGTCGGTGAGAGCCATTACACCGTCTTCCCGGAGATCGTTGAAGTGTGGCGCGACGTGCACCGCCGCGGTCTCGCGGGTGAGGTGATCAAATGCGAGGAAGAACCCTTTCAACGCGCCGACGGACGCCTCGACTGGATCCGCTGGGAGGTGCGGCCATGGCATACCGCGGAAGGCGTCGTCGGCGGTATCATTATCTTCACGGAAAACATCACCGAACGGAAACGCAGCGAACAGCTGATCATCGAGAATCAAAATCGACTGCGCAACCTCATCGACGGCATCGGCCCTTCCATCTACGTCGCCATGATGAACCTCGACGGCACCTTGCTGGAGGTCGGGCGATCCGTCGTGGAAGCCACCGGCAAACAGCCCGAAGATCTGGTGGGGCGTCGCATGGACGAGATTGACCCGTGGCCCCACCCACCCGCCGTCAAACGTCGTCTGCGCGAACGCATCGCCGCCGCCGCCGCGGGACAACCCTCCCGGTATGACGCGAAGGTCCACACCGCCAACGGGCGGACCGTTGATGTCGATTTTTCCCTGCACCCTCTGCGCAATGGAGACGGCGAAGTGATTTCCATCGTGGCCTCGGCCATCGACATCACCGAACGCCGGGCCGCCGAGATGAAGGTGAAGGAGCAGGAAGCGATCCTGCGCGAAACCGGCCGCATCGCCCACGTCGGCGGATGGGAGTTTGATCCGGCAACGGGCAAAGGAAGCTGGACCGAGGAAGTGGCGCAGATCCACGACCTCGATCCGGTGGACGATCCCGACATGGAACTGGGTTTGTCCTTCTATACCGAGAAGTCGCGCGCTCACATCGACACCGCCATCCAGGCCGCCATCGAGCACGGCACACCCTATGATCTGGAGCTGGAGATGGTGACTGCCAAAGGCGCCCGAAAGTGGGTCCGCACCATCGGTCGCCCGGAGATAAGAAACGGCCAAGTCGTCAAAGTGCGGGGATCGTTTCAAGACATCACCGAGCGGGTGAACCTCGAGGAACAGTTTCGCCAATCCCAGAAAATGGAGGCCATCGGCCAACTGGCCGGCGGCGTGGCCCACGATTTCAACAACATCCTGGCCGCGATCCTGATGCAGATCGACCTGGCTACGTCCTCAACCGGGTCCCCCGAAGACCACATTGAATCCATGGCGGAAATCAAAGTGGCGGCGTTGCGGGCCGCCGAACTGACCCGGCAGCTGCTGGCCTTTGGTCGTCGTCAGGTCATGCAAACCGTGCCGCTGAACCTGAACGAATCCGTCAAAAACACCGCTCAGATGCTGGATCGGATTGTGGGCGAGGATATCGTGCTCAAACTCGAATTGCATCCGCAGCCGCTGATGATTCGGGCAGACTCCGGCATGCTCGACCAAGTGTTGCTCAACCTGGTCGTGAATGCCCGCGACGCCATGCCGGACGGCGGAGCCCTGACCATTGCCACCGGCCTGAAGTCCAGGGCGACCACGGAGGGCGCTCCCGCCCTGCCCGGCGACTCCGCCCGGGACTACGTCACCGTGAAGGTCACCGACTCGGGTTCCGGGATGAGCCCGGAAGTTAAGAACCACATTTTCGAGCCCTTCTTTACGACCAAGGAACCGGGCAAAGGCACCGGCCTGGGATTGGCGACCGCATTTGGTATTTTGAAGCAGCACGGTGGATCGATCGAAGTGACCAGCACCGTCGATCACGGATCGACCTTCACCATCTATCTACCCGTCGATGAATCCATCGGACCTGAGAAGGCTCGGCCCGTCGCACCCCCAAAACCGCTTCGCGGTTCGGAAACCATCCTCCTCGTCGAAGACGATCACAGTTTGAGAGCGCTGACTCGGATCGTGCTCATGAAACAGGGCTACACGGTGCTCGAAGCAGCCCACGGCCCGGAAGCACTGCGGGTGGCACGCACGGCGAAAGACAAAATTCATCTGCTGCTCACCGACATGGTGATGCCGGAGGGAATGACCGGGTGGGATCTCGCGCAGACCTTGCAGGCGGAGGACCGCAACCTCCGGGTGATCTTCAGTTCCGGCTACAGTCCCGAAGTCGCCGGGCAGGAAGTGTCGCTCCAGGACGGACAGTATTTCATCTCCAAACCCTGCGAAGCGGACCAACTCCTACACCTGGTGCGCACCGCGTTGGACGCCTGA
- a CDS encoding helix-turn-helix domain-containing protein, with protein sequence MPALQSSLYTVALALCVFSTGILSSRQTRTGQPMAFFIGYLVIESLGFALELLVVHPAAPFKSLSLGLLMATSLLTAPCLWLAIRETVSGQRSRLSDLPFGHWVVIAVGALMTVPLMFSAHSGTEWVGPPESARAWHFDFIHHAMIGCMVIFAVQVPFYLWKSRRLLMAQRQGGEMVGLAQRAWLHLPLFIVGTTWIMGMARTVQCASQAPAGLNLLFALADVGMTVGAMFVIIQRASGGELLADAEAQPEINAAPVLPVINTEPKYAKSRLEDDRRERIRSKLKSALETEGQGEDSMISLSSLSRSLNEKPHYVSQVINQDLGTNFYELVNRHRITRAQQRLRAEPDRTVLEIALAVGFNSKSTFNTAFRRYTGTTPTRFRASDAGPS encoded by the coding sequence ATGCCTGCGCTGCAAAGTTCACTCTATACCGTCGCTCTCGCCTTATGCGTGTTCTCGACCGGTATTCTGAGTAGTCGGCAAACGCGGACCGGCCAGCCGATGGCGTTCTTCATCGGTTACCTGGTGATCGAGTCTCTGGGCTTCGCGCTGGAGTTGCTGGTCGTGCACCCGGCCGCGCCGTTCAAATCGTTGTCGCTGGGGTTGCTCATGGCGACCTCCTTGCTGACGGCACCATGTCTGTGGCTGGCCATTCGGGAAACGGTGTCGGGGCAGCGTTCCCGTTTGAGCGATTTGCCGTTCGGCCATTGGGTCGTGATCGCGGTCGGGGCATTGATGACGGTGCCGTTGATGTTCTCGGCGCACAGCGGGACGGAGTGGGTGGGGCCGCCGGAGAGTGCGCGGGCCTGGCATTTTGATTTTATCCACCACGCGATGATTGGTTGCATGGTGATCTTCGCGGTGCAGGTGCCGTTTTACTTGTGGAAGTCCCGCCGCCTGCTGATGGCTCAGCGCCAGGGTGGAGAGATGGTCGGGCTCGCGCAGCGAGCATGGCTGCACCTGCCGCTGTTCATCGTGGGCACGACGTGGATCATGGGCATGGCGCGCACCGTGCAATGCGCCTCCCAAGCCCCGGCCGGATTGAACCTGTTGTTCGCGCTGGCCGATGTGGGCATGACGGTCGGAGCGATGTTTGTGATCATCCAACGCGCGTCGGGCGGTGAATTGTTGGCGGATGCTGAAGCCCAACCTGAAATCAACGCGGCACCGGTGCTCCCCGTGATCAACACGGAACCTAAATATGCGAAGTCGCGTCTCGAAGATGATCGGCGCGAGCGCATCCGGAGCAAGTTGAAGTCCGCGCTTGAGACCGAGGGCCAGGGTGAGGACAGCATGATCAGTCTCTCGTCGCTCAGTCGCAGCCTGAACGAGAAACCGCACTATGTTTCCCAGGTGATCAATCAGGACCTCGGCACGAATTTCTACGAGTTGGTAAACCGGCATCGCATCACGCGGGCACAACAACGCCTGCGCGCCGAACCGGATCGCACGGTGTTGGAAATCGCGTTGGCCGTGGGCTTCAATTCCAAGTCGACTTTCAACACCGCGTTCCGCCGCTACACCGGCACCACGCCGACGCGTTTCCGCGCGTCGGATGCCGGCCCATCTTAA
- a CDS encoding sugar isomerase domain-containing protein, with translation MPSPADSYFDTATAMLQRAREINATTIKTCAGIIGQSIADGGVLHTFGSGHSEIIGREIIGRAGGLMPVSGIFDPGMGFSENVVGYGTRLARRYHNTNGLHVGEVVIVISNSGKNASPIEVALVAQELGLTVIGLTSVAMSSTAKTVHPGGQNLHAVSDHVLDNLGVSGDAIVEIDQGQMAGPTSTLIGTTLLNLLALETMTWLRDHGHELPVVRSQNLPGGMKANIELSKRYRTRLSKLIG, from the coding sequence ATGCCTTCCCCTGCCGACTCCTACTTCGACACCGCCACCGCGATGCTGCAACGCGCCCGCGAGATCAATGCCACCACGATCAAGACATGCGCCGGCATTATCGGCCAGTCCATCGCCGATGGCGGCGTGCTGCACACGTTTGGCAGCGGCCACAGCGAGATCATCGGTCGCGAAATCATTGGCCGCGCCGGTGGACTCATGCCGGTCTCGGGCATCTTCGATCCCGGCATGGGATTTTCGGAAAACGTCGTCGGCTACGGCACCCGCCTCGCCCGGCGCTACCATAATACCAACGGCCTGCACGTCGGCGAAGTCGTCATCGTGATTTCCAACTCGGGTAAGAACGCGTCGCCCATCGAAGTCGCACTCGTGGCCCAGGAACTCGGACTGACCGTCATCGGGCTGACCTCGGTCGCCATGAGTTCCACCGCGAAAACCGTGCATCCCGGCGGACAAAACCTCCACGCCGTCAGCGACCACGTGCTCGACAACCTCGGTGTGTCTGGAGATGCGATTGTGGAAATTGACCAAGGCCAAATGGCAGGCCCGACTTCCACGCTCATCGGCACGACCCTGCTCAATCTCCTCGCCCTCGAAACCATGACTTGGCTGCGCGACCACGGCCACGAACTGCCCGTGGTGCGCAGCCAGAACCTCCCGGGCGGCATGAAAGCCAACATCGAACTTTCGAAACGCTACCGCACCCGTCTGAGCAAACTCATCGGTTAG
- the cysE gene encoding serine O-acetyltransferase, whose amino-acid sequence MSADLVWTTLRAEAQAAAVKEPVLSGLLHESILHYGSLECALAYRISRKLGHDVVSEPSLQELFEEAFAGNPVIGAQVREDIQAIHERDPASRGFLSPFLYFKGFQALTAYRLAHHLWNQDRHEIALHLQSSISEVCGVDIHPAAQIGAGILFDHATSIVIGETAVVEDHVSILHEVTLGGTGKARGRRHPHVCRGVLIGAGAKLLGDIKIGECAKIGAGSVVLEDVNAHTTVVGVPAREVGLAPEDPAGCMEHALKVYAQSASLER is encoded by the coding sequence ATGAGCGCAGATCTTGTTTGGACAACGCTGCGGGCCGAGGCCCAGGCTGCCGCCGTAAAAGAGCCGGTGCTCTCGGGCTTGTTGCACGAGAGCATCCTCCATTACGGTTCGCTGGAATGTGCGCTGGCGTATCGAATTTCGCGCAAGCTGGGGCATGACGTGGTGAGCGAGCCGTCGTTGCAGGAGCTCTTCGAGGAAGCGTTCGCGGGCAATCCCGTCATCGGCGCGCAGGTGCGGGAGGACATCCAGGCGATTCACGAACGTGATCCGGCGAGCCGGGGATTTCTGTCGCCGTTTCTCTACTTCAAAGGCTTTCAGGCGCTCACGGCCTATCGTCTGGCGCATCATCTGTGGAATCAGGATCGGCACGAGATCGCGCTGCATCTGCAGAGTTCCATTTCCGAAGTCTGCGGGGTGGACATCCACCCGGCGGCGCAGATCGGGGCGGGCATTCTCTTCGATCATGCGACGTCGATTGTGATTGGTGAGACGGCGGTGGTGGAGGACCACGTTTCCATTCTGCACGAAGTGACTCTAGGCGGCACCGGCAAGGCTCGCGGCCGCCGCCACCCGCACGTGTGTCGCGGGGTGTTGATCGGCGCCGGGGCGAAGCTGCTGGGCGACATCAAGATCGGCGAATGCGCCAAGATCGGAGCCGGGAGCGTCGTCCTGGAGGACGTGAATGCGCATACCACGGTGGTGGGAGTGCCCGCGCGCGAAGTCGGCCTCGCGCCGGAAGATCCGGCGGGTTGCATGGAGCACGCCCTCAAAGTCTACGCCCAAAGCGCGAGCCTGGAGCGGTAG
- a CDS encoding amidohydrolase/deacetylase family metallohydrolase — protein sequence MKRFSRRQFIEWSAWGTGAVLASPWLGAQSNVLAPPELTIRGGTVIDPASGLHGRRDVMVRDGRIQQVGLAEAGSMGGHVIDATGLLVVPGLVDLHAHVGAPEATLGLPVDTLTAETGVTTCVSAGDVGAPDWAAFQRDVVDQLNTRVLAFLHISNRGLLGFPEPEMLDLADIAVDRAAETVAAHADVLLGIKVREGSAIVGENGLEPLRRAIAAAERAGGGARVMCHIGDAPGALSDLLDLLRPGDILTHCFSGLGNNIVQAGKLLPAAREAQTRGVIFDVGHGGGSFDFAVAEAALDQGLRPHTISSDLHRASIDTPGNPRLPWVMSKFLALGFSLDEVVAMVTTRPAGVIDRIQGLGTLAPGAPADVTLLELVEEPTVFVDTTTKRRAGDRYLRPAGVIRAGRVMV from the coding sequence ATGAAGCGTTTCAGCCGTCGGCAATTCATCGAGTGGAGCGCGTGGGGCACGGGAGCCGTGTTGGCGAGTCCGTGGCTGGGGGCGCAGTCGAACGTGTTGGCGCCGCCGGAGCTGACCATTCGGGGTGGCACCGTCATAGATCCGGCGAGCGGGTTGCACGGGCGTCGTGATGTGATGGTGCGAGATGGACGGATTCAACAAGTGGGCCTGGCGGAGGCGGGATCAATGGGCGGCCATGTGATCGATGCGACGGGGCTACTGGTGGTGCCGGGATTGGTGGACCTGCACGCGCATGTGGGCGCGCCGGAGGCCACGTTGGGTTTGCCGGTGGATACGCTGACGGCGGAAACGGGAGTGACGACGTGTGTGAGCGCGGGAGATGTGGGGGCACCGGACTGGGCCGCGTTTCAGCGCGACGTGGTCGACCAACTCAACACGCGCGTGCTGGCGTTTTTGCACATTTCCAATCGGGGACTGTTGGGCTTTCCGGAACCTGAGATGCTTGATCTTGCCGACATCGCGGTGGACCGAGCAGCGGAGACGGTGGCCGCCCATGCCGACGTATTGCTCGGCATCAAAGTGCGGGAAGGCAGTGCGATCGTGGGTGAAAACGGGCTCGAGCCGCTACGGCGCGCCATCGCGGCGGCGGAGCGGGCGGGCGGAGGTGCTCGGGTGATGTGTCACATCGGCGACGCGCCGGGCGCGTTGTCCGACTTGCTCGATTTGCTGCGCCCCGGCGATATTCTCACGCACTGCTTCAGCGGACTCGGCAACAACATCGTGCAGGCGGGCAAGTTGTTGCCGGCGGCGCGGGAGGCGCAAACTCGCGGTGTGATCTTCGACGTGGGTCACGGTGGCGGGAGTTTCGATTTTGCCGTGGCGGAAGCGGCGCTCGACCAAGGCCTGCGACCGCACACGATCAGCAGTGACCTGCATCGGGCCAGCATCGATACCCCGGGTAATCCGCGACTACCCTGGGTGATGAGCAAGTTTCTGGCGCTGGGTTTCTCGCTCGACGAAGTGGTGGCCATGGTGACGACGCGACCGGCGGGTGTGATTGATCGTATTCAAGGATTGGGCACGCTGGCGCCGGGAGCCCCGGCCGACGTGACCCTGTTGGAGCTGGTGGAAGAACCGACGGTGTTCGTCGATACGACGACCAAGCGGCGGGCGGGCGATCGTTACCTGCGGCCGGCCGGGGTGATTAGGGCAGGGCGAGTGATGGTCTAG
- a CDS encoding acetylxylan esterase translates to MPLLSFRLLPAAALGLAGFCLTSSAADPVDTSAWTREQDHANMVQQLGITELRRGPNGRPEPGDPHAANYDEAIANPYPDLPPLLTLDNGRPVTNAAQWWVERRPEIVEAFESEIVGRVPAQVPAVTWAVVETGAAQAQLGGVRVVAQKLLGRVDNSAFPAIAVNIEMTVVTPADAPGPVPLLMMFTWRDPGLPTPPDPEADPKAGWRNGHAPSREQLIASGWGYATINPASIQADNGAGLTKGIIGLTNLGQPRQPDDWGALRAWAWGAARGLDYLETYAPVDAQRVGIEGVSRYGKAALVTLAFEPRFAIGLIGSAGEGGTSLYRRHFGEAVENLTGSGQYHWMAGNFLKYGTAASSFGSLNADDLPIDAHSLIALCAPRPTFISYGIPEQGDALWLDQRGSYRATVAAGAVFRLLGVKDLGDTTDYRVANHPAVNSGMLNGALAWRQHDGGHEDQSNMTHFIAWANRFLDHVPPARQ, encoded by the coding sequence ATGCCCCTCCTCTCCTTTCGCCTTCTCCCCGCCGCCGCCCTCGGACTGGCCGGTTTCTGCCTCACCTCGTCCGCGGCCGACCCTGTCGACACCTCCGCATGGACCCGGGAGCAGGACCACGCCAACATGGTGCAGCAGCTCGGTATCACGGAACTCCGTCGCGGCCCCAATGGTCGGCCCGAGCCCGGTGATCCCCACGCCGCCAACTACGACGAGGCCATCGCCAATCCTTATCCCGACCTGCCTCCGCTGCTCACGCTCGACAACGGACGACCCGTCACCAACGCCGCCCAATGGTGGGTCGAGCGCCGCCCGGAGATTGTCGAGGCATTCGAAAGCGAGATCGTCGGCCGCGTGCCCGCGCAGGTTCCCGCCGTGACATGGGCAGTCGTCGAAACCGGTGCCGCCCAGGCCCAACTCGGTGGTGTGCGGGTCGTCGCCCAAAAACTCCTTGGTCGCGTCGACAACTCCGCCTTTCCCGCCATCGCCGTGAACATCGAGATGACGGTCGTCACGCCCGCCGACGCCCCCGGTCCCGTGCCTCTGCTCATGATGTTCACCTGGCGCGATCCCGGCCTGCCGACACCACCCGATCCCGAAGCCGACCCCAAGGCCGGCTGGCGCAACGGTCACGCCCCCTCCCGCGAGCAACTCATCGCCTCGGGCTGGGGCTACGCCACGATCAACCCCGCCAGCATCCAAGCCGACAACGGCGCCGGTCTCACCAAAGGCATCATCGGTCTCACCAACCTCGGTCAACCTCGCCAACCCGACGACTGGGGCGCCCTTCGCGCTTGGGCCTGGGGGGCGGCCCGCGGACTCGATTACCTCGAAACCTACGCCCCTGTCGACGCCCAGCGCGTCGGCATCGAAGGCGTTTCGCGCTACGGCAAGGCCGCCCTGGTCACGCTCGCGTTCGAGCCGCGTTTTGCCATCGGACTCATCGGATCGGCCGGGGAAGGCGGCACCAGCCTCTACCGCCGTCACTTTGGCGAAGCGGTGGAGAACCTCACTGGCTCCGGCCAATACCATTGGATGGCGGGCAACTTCCTCAAATACGGCACCGCCGCTTCGTCCTTCGGCAGTCTGAACGCCGACGATCTGCCCATCGACGCCCACTCTCTCATCGCGCTGTGCGCCCCCCGCCCGACGTTCATCAGCTACGGCATTCCCGAGCAAGGCGACGCCCTCTGGCTCGACCAACGCGGCAGCTACCGGGCGACCGTTGCCGCCGGCGCCGTGTTCCGGTTGCTCGGCGTCAAAGACCTCGGCGATACCACCGACTACCGCGTGGCCAACCACCCCGCCGTCAACAGTGGCATGCTCAACGGCGCCCTCGCGTGGCGTCAGCACGACGGCGGTCACGAGGACCAGTCCAACATGACCCACTTCATCGCCTGGGCCAACCGCTTCCTCGACCACGTGCCCCCGGCCCGACAGTAG
- a CDS encoding heparinase II/III domain-containing protein, translated as MTRRELLRWGGSSLLVAQLAPSRLWAATTTAGDATRRRLFFRPEDLPRIRANARTPLLSPLYQQWAASAPTVLTAAFEKFEASGDIIRDFATVLFEMEHSLVVQIVEPSPARQDSIINAIERLIARPHWDYFRDGSEVIGIQRASFATVRLLFAREVLGDAISPDLDKALLAAIAEKGCLPCYRTVQDMDHPELASGWDFDEQHAGFYDISMARWPMILGANNLRAAPTGALGLGAIALQGHDPRADEWLATAVGSTARFLQLFTADGSYFEGLSYLDYSLRTTLPFIEAHRRNIGDVNWLSQVNFDGMLDYVMTMQMGRTSAGDPDIVNFSDARRSVFPGSMSLIGEYTKNPLAGYAAQHAGHPYFFYDFLWYRPDAPSAPPRPALLNHRNDFNWIICRSGWQPDDAVLAFKSGGPANHEHADRNHLTFKAHGERLLNDHLGAAYDRRSDGWMMRLTRGHNAILLDGKGHTYVDGVEGTNDSQAYANILSYEDHGDHVWWTSDATPAYVIDNYHVNQVLRTVIYAKPGVIIIHDQIRFRYRAQTVDARFFPDNVDGLARLAVDGPRFTLSRPQAQLHGLVASDSAAAPRRAKLEVKPETGDFPCVEVHSPSALSHQVITVLTTTAGANSPAPEFSVSQNDAQWKVTVGDFAAEITPTSFAPTIRII; from the coding sequence ATGACTCGCCGTGAACTTTTACGCTGGGGAGGCTCCTCCCTCCTCGTTGCCCAACTGGCTCCCTCCCGACTTTGGGCCGCCACCACCACCGCTGGTGATGCGACCCGGCGCCGACTGTTTTTCCGTCCGGAAGATCTGCCTCGGATCCGGGCCAATGCTCGCACGCCGCTCTTGAGTCCCCTGTATCAACAATGGGCCGCATCAGCGCCCACGGTGCTGACCGCCGCGTTCGAAAAATTTGAGGCCTCGGGCGATATTATCCGCGATTTCGCGACCGTGTTGTTCGAAATGGAACACAGCTTGGTCGTGCAAATCGTCGAGCCCAGCCCAGCCCGCCAGGACTCCATTATCAACGCCATCGAACGGCTGATCGCTCGCCCGCACTGGGACTATTTTCGCGATGGGAGCGAGGTGATTGGGATACAGCGCGCATCGTTTGCCACCGTGCGTCTGTTGTTCGCGCGCGAAGTTCTGGGCGATGCCATTTCTCCCGACCTCGACAAAGCCCTCCTCGCCGCGATCGCCGAGAAAGGCTGCCTCCCCTGTTACCGCACGGTCCAGGACATGGACCATCCGGAACTCGCCAGCGGGTGGGACTTCGACGAGCAACACGCCGGCTTTTACGACATCTCCATGGCACGCTGGCCCATGATTTTGGGCGCCAACAACCTGCGGGCCGCCCCCACCGGGGCTCTCGGTCTCGGTGCCATCGCGTTGCAAGGACACGATCCCCGCGCCGACGAATGGCTCGCCACCGCGGTGGGCAGCACCGCACGTTTTCTCCAACTCTTCACCGCCGACGGCAGCTACTTCGAGGGTCTCAGCTACCTCGACTACTCGCTGCGCACGACCCTGCCGTTTATCGAAGCCCATCGGCGCAATATCGGCGACGTGAATTGGCTTTCTCAGGTCAACTTCGACGGCATGCTCGACTACGTCATGACCATGCAAATGGGCCGCACGTCCGCCGGCGACCCCGACATCGTCAACTTCAGCGACGCCCGTCGGAGCGTGTTTCCCGGATCGATGTCACTGATCGGTGAATACACCAAAAATCCGCTCGCCGGTTACGCGGCGCAACACGCGGGCCATCCCTACTTCTTTTACGATTTTCTGTGGTATCGCCCCGACGCCCCCAGCGCGCCACCCCGGCCTGCGTTGCTCAATCACCGCAACGATTTCAACTGGATCATCTGTCGCTCCGGCTGGCAGCCCGACGACGCCGTGCTCGCCTTCAAGAGCGGCGGACCCGCCAACCACGAACACGCCGATCGCAACCACCTCACGTTCAAAGCCCACGGCGAGCGCCTCCTCAATGATCACCTCGGGGCCGCCTACGACCGCCGCAGCGACGGTTGGATGATGCGTCTTACGCGCGGCCACAACGCCATCCTCCTCGATGGCAAGGGTCACACCTACGTCGACGGCGTCGAAGGCACCAACGACAGCCAGGCCTACGCCAACATTCTTTCCTACGAAGACCACGGCGACCACGTCTGGTGGACCAGCGACGCCACCCCCGCGTATGTGATCGACAACTACCATGTGAATCAGGTTCTGCGCACCGTGATCTACGCCAAACCCGGCGTGATCATTATTCACGACCAGATTCGCTTCCGCTACCGCGCTCAAACCGTCGACGCGCGATTCTTCCCCGACAACGTCGATGGGCTCGCGCGCCTCGCCGTGGATGGCCCACGCTTCACGCTATCGCGACCGCAGGCGCAGTTGCACGGTCTCGTGGCCAGTGACTCGGCCGCGGCCCCACGCCGGGCAAAACTTGAAGTCAAACCCGAGACCGGCGATTTCCCCTGCGTCGAAGTGCATTCCCCCTCCGCGCTATCGCATCAGGTCATCACCGTGCTCACCACCACCGCCGGGGCCAACTCCCCTGCCCCTGAATTTTCCGTCTCTCAGAATGACGCGCAATGGAAGGTCACGGTTGGAGACTTCGCCGCCGAAATCACCCCCACCTCCTTCGCTCCCACGATTAGAATTATTTAA